From Hymenobacter sediminicola:
AATGAAACCCAAAGACGTTGAACGTCTGATGACGGAAATCAACGTGCTGTTGTACACCTATGAACACGAATAGTCCTGCCTCTATCCCTGGTAGCACCAAATACAAAGTACTGGCGGCTGTGCTGGGCGCAGTTATTCCCATTGCGGTAGCTGTTCTGTACTATTTCCCCAATGTGTTCCGGATTGAAGGAGCACAGGTGAAGGCTTTGCCGGCCGTAAATGCCGTGCTCAACTCGCTGACAGCTGTATTGCTGATGGCTGGCTACTACTTCATCCGGCGCAAAGATGTGGCCAAGCACCGCGCCATGATGGGCTCTGCTTTCCTGATGGGGTCTCTGTTTTTGGTATCCTATGTGGCCTACCACTCACAGGTTCCCAGTACGAAGTTTGGTGGCGAAGGTCTAATCAAGACGATTTACTACTTCATCCTGATTACGCACATTCTGCTGGCTGCCGTAACGGTGGCATTGGTGCTGTTTACGCTTTACTTCGCACTTACTGAGCAGTTTCAGAAGCACCGCCGTATTGCTCGCTGGACGTATCCTATCTGGCTTTACGTGTCAGTTACGGGCGTTATCGTGTATTTCATGATTTCACCCTACTACACCTAAGCAGCTAAGTGGTGCAGGAAATAGGAGCGGGGTAGGAAGCCCCCGTTTATTGAGAGAATGCGCAAACCATTCGTGTTCAAACGGAGTTGAAGAAATATGAAAAAGGTTGTGTTGACTGCGCTGTTTGCCCTTGTTCTGGGTATTCTGTTTAGCCTGTCGCCTCGCACGGCGGCGGCGCAATGCACTATGTGCAAAACCCAGGTAGAATCGGCTCGCTCAGAGAAAGATGGCTACGATTTCTCGGGCCTGAATAAAGGTATTCTGTATATGGCTGCTATTCCCTACCTGCTGGTAGGAGCGGTAGGCTACTTCTGGTACCGCAACACCAAAGCGAAGAAGCTGGCGCGCAAGTAATGGCCGCCTCCCGGTCGGTGCTGGCTATGCTGGCTCAGAAGTGTCCCCGTTGCCATCGGGGCCCGCTGTTTCGGTATTCTGCCCTGCACCTCACCAAGTTCGATGCTATGTATGAAAGCTGTCCGGTGTGCGGGCAGCATTACGAGCCGGAAGTGGGTTTCTACTGGGGCGCCATGTACATCAGCTACGGCTTTTCCACGGCTATAGTCTTCCTGACAGGAATTCTGCTGTTCTACTTGGCCCACGATCCACCGGTCTGGGTGTATATCACGAGTGTGGCGGCTGTGGTAGTGGCTCTCACACCATTGTTATTCCGTTACGCGCGGGTTGTGATGCTGTATTTATTCGGCGGAATCACCTACGACCCGCACTTGGCCGCTACGCTTCCTCACCACAGCATAGAGAAGTTCGATAACTAGGAAATGCCGCCAATTGGCGGCATTTTTGTTGGGTACTGGTTCCTACGGGGCCGCGTGGTGTCGTTCAAATTCATTCCTGTTGAAGTTAGCCCGCTTTCTACCACCAGTATTGCTGCTGGCTGCTCTTCTATGCTTTGCGGGAGCTTACCTGAGCAACCGTTATGGTCAGACGCCCGGCCTACTGTTGCGTACCGACGCGAACCGGCTACAAAAGCTGCTAACTAATGCCGAACTGACTGCCGAGCAGGAAGCCACTGAAATAACAGCGGAGGCGCAGCGGGGTGAATTGAATTTTGGCAGACTAGTCAGCCAAACGACATATCCCTGCTTTGTATACCGCAACGGGCAGCTACTCTATTGGTCAGACCACACTACCCGTCCCGAGCCGGAACACGTTGGGCAGCCCTTCACGGAGAAGCTGGTGACCATGCAGTTTGGGCACTACATTGCTCTGCGGCATGCGGCTGGGCCTTATGTCGTGCTAACCTATGTGCCGTTGGAAAAAGGCTATGGTATCAGTAACCGTTACCTGCGCGACGGCTCAGAGAAGGCACTATTCCGGGGCCTGAATGTACGGCTGGTAACCAGCGGGCAACGTGCCGGGTTGCCTAAGCTATACTCTGACGAAGGCAATTACCTGTTTTCGCTGGAAAGCCTGCAACTCAATCCGGCTACCGGCAAGTATCTGCCAATGGCCCTGATGCTGCTTGGGTTTGGCTTTTATCTAGGGTGCTGGCTGCTCTGGGCGCGGCAATTAGCCCGAGCCAACAGGGTGCTGGCAGGCGCAGCAATACTTCTACTGCCGCTGGTGCTATTGCGGGCAGTGCTGCTGCACTTTGGCTTGCCGTTCTCTTTTATCGAATTGCCGCTTTTCGATCCGCGAGTGTATGCGGCCTCATGGCTTTCACCTTCTCTTGGTGACTTGCTCATCAACGCTCTGTTGCTGGCCGTGGGGGCCTACTACGTGCAGCGGTTGTTCCGGCGCTACAATCCTACACGATGGGTGGAGCGGCTGCAGAACTCGGGGCAGCGCACTGGGGTAGCCACGGTGGCAGGCGTGCTGTTTTTTTGGCTGCTGGAGCTACTGTTTCAGTTCTACTCCAATAGCTTCAACAACTCCCAGATCATTCTCGATATCACCCAAGATATTTCGGTATCGGGGTTTAAGCTATTGTTGTGCCTCGCTATTGTGCTGCACACGGGCTCCTACCTGGTGGGGTTTTATATGCTGGCGCAGCTGTTCAGCGCGGCGGTGCGGCCGGAAACCAAGCGGGGTAGCATCTTTGGGCTGGGCCTGAGTGCCCTGCTTTTCCTGCCGATTGGTATTGCGCTGGGCCAGGTGCATGTGCTGCTGGTGGGTATTACACTGTGGTTTCTGCTGCTGCTGCGCCTGATGGGGCTGCGGCGCGTGGCAGCAGTGGTGCCGTATCAAGTATACTTGTTCATTTTCCTGATGCTGGGTATCAGCTCGGCGGTTGGGGCGCTGGCCTTGTTCGAGCACTTCGACCGGCAGCTGGTCATCAACAAGCAGACTCTTGCCGGAAACCTGCTCGTGGACAACGACCTGCAAGGAGAATTTCTGCTGACGGAACGTACCCGTGAAATGGCGGCCGATCCGCTCATCCGGACGCTACTGGCCAGCCCGTTTGCCAGCTCGGAAGTGGTGCGCCAGAAGATAGTCAAGCACTACCTGCGCGACTATTTTGACAAGTATGAAATAACAGTTTCGCTTTTCGACCCGGCCGGTCGCCCTTTGGGCGCCGGGCTAGGGGCCGAATCGTTGTCGGAGGCGCGCAGCCGGCTGCTGAAGAATGCTACTCGCACCGATCAGCTCAACCTGTTTTTGGTGCGCGGCAGCAACTCGTTCAGCACCCGCCGCTACGTCGATTTTGTGGCCGTGCCGGCTCCAACCAATGGGTCTAGTACCGTGCTGCTGGAGCTCACACTAAAAAAGCTGACCACGTACAGCGTAGTGCCCGAGCTGCTCGTCGACCAGAAGTTCTTTCAGCCTGGCCTGGGGGCTGAGTTGAGCTATGCGGGTTTCGAAAAGGACCGGCTGGTGTACAATGAAGGAGACTTCGACTACGTGAACCGCCTGCTGCCGCACCAGTACAACGACCCGCGCCTCTACCGTACCGGGTTGGTGGCGGGCCGCTACCACCATCTGGCCGTGCGCGACGAAGCCCAGCACCGCACGGTGGTCGTGACGACGGACAACTACAGCTTCACCGATTGGTTGGCCAATTTCTCGTTCCTGTTTCTGCTGCACACGTTTTTCTGGCTGCTCAGCATTGGGCTGTACTTGCTGGTGCGCGGCGAGTATCTGGAGATATTCCGCACCAACTTCAGCACCAAAATTCAGCTCTTCCTCAACTTCGGCATTCTGGTGCCGCTGGTGATTGTGAGTATTGCGACGGCCAGCCAGGTTACGTCGTCGTACAAGCGCGACCTG
This genomic window contains:
- a CDS encoding DUF420 domain-containing protein — encoded protein: MNTNSPASIPGSTKYKVLAAVLGAVIPIAVAVLYYFPNVFRIEGAQVKALPAVNAVLNSLTAVLLMAGYYFIRRKDVAKHRAMMGSAFLMGSLFLVSYVAYHSQVPSTKFGGEGLIKTIYYFILITHILLAAVTVALVLFTLYFALTEQFQKHRRIARWTYPIWLYVSVTGVIVYFMISPYYT
- a CDS encoding DUF983 domain-containing protein, which gives rise to MAASRSVLAMLAQKCPRCHRGPLFRYSALHLTKFDAMYESCPVCGQHYEPEVGFYWGAMYISYGFSTAIVFLTGILLFYLAHDPPVWVYITSVAAVVVALTPLLFRYARVVMLYLFGGITYDPHLAATLPHHSIEKFDN
- a CDS encoding sensor histidine kinase, which gives rise to MKLARFLPPVLLLAALLCFAGAYLSNRYGQTPGLLLRTDANRLQKLLTNAELTAEQEATEITAEAQRGELNFGRLVSQTTYPCFVYRNGQLLYWSDHTTRPEPEHVGQPFTEKLVTMQFGHYIALRHAAGPYVVLTYVPLEKGYGISNRYLRDGSEKALFRGLNVRLVTSGQRAGLPKLYSDEGNYLFSLESLQLNPATGKYLPMALMLLGFGFYLGCWLLWARQLARANRVLAGAAILLLPLVLLRAVLLHFGLPFSFIELPLFDPRVYAASWLSPSLGDLLINALLLAVGAYYVQRLFRRYNPTRWVERLQNSGQRTGVATVAGVLFFWLLELLFQFYSNSFNNSQIILDITQDISVSGFKLLLCLAIVLHTGSYLVGFYMLAQLFSAAVRPETKRGSIFGLGLSALLFLPIGIALGQVHVLLVGITLWFLLLLRLMGLRRVAAVVPYQVYLFIFLMLGISSAVGALALFEHFDRQLVINKQTLAGNLLVDNDLQGEFLLTERTREMAADPLIRTLLASPFASSEVVRQKIVKHYLRDYFDKYEITVSLFDPAGRPLGAGLGAESLSEARSRLLKNATRTDQLNLFLVRGSNSFSTRRYVDFVAVPAPTNGSSTVLLELTLKKLTTYSVVPELLVDQKFFQPGLGAELSYAGFEKDRLVYNEGDFDYVNRLLPHQYNDPRLYRTGLVAGRYHHLAVRDEAQHRTVVVTTDNYSFTDWLANFSFLFLLHTFFWLLSIGLYLLVRGEYLEIFRTNFSTKIQLFLNFGILVPLVIVSIATASQVTSSYKRDLRRTYERRGRAVQENLLQNRALLTDSMGRAALFDLADNVSSLTETDLNLYDASGELLVSSQPIIFESGLLGTLMNPQAVAALKERTQPRVLLTERAGSLSFNALYLPLRAPEEEAGQAGRVLGYVGIPFFDSEKELDNKLIELISTLVNIFTVMFIFFLILTFVASRVLTDPLKLLTEKLKQTTLTGQNEMLDYQSNDEIGLLVREYNAMLLKLEESKQELAAQEKEAAWREMARQVAHEIKNPLTPMKLSLQFLQRAIQDNRPNIQELIGKVSQTLITQIDVLTDIATSFSNFTNLPAMRPERLNLASVLRRCVELHQGSRQDARIQLQLPAEETPATVFADESLLVRTFNNLLINALQSVPDGRGPEIEAQLEIRPEGRVRISIQDNGSGIAEEVREKVFVPNFTTKATGSGIGLAVARRGIESAGGSIWFETQEGTGTTFYIELPLAG